A single region of the Paraburkholderia megapolitana genome encodes:
- the fusA gene encoding elongation factor G, with protein MPRKTPIERYRNIGISAHIDAGKTTTTERILFYTGVTHKIGEVHDGAATMDWMEQEQERGITITSAATTAFWKGMAGNYPEHRINIIDTPGHVDFTIEVERSMRVLDGACMVYDSVGGVQPQSETVWRQANKYKVPRIAFVNKMDRVGADFFRVQRQITERLKGTAVPIQIPVGAEDHFQGVVDLVKMKAIVWDEENQGIKFEYIDIPAELVDTANEWREKMVEAAAEANEELLDKYLHGHTLTEEEIKFGLRTRTIKNEIVPMLCGSAFKNKGVQAMLDAVIDYLPSPVDVPAIMGHDEDDNEAERHPKDDEPFSALAFKIMTDPFVGQLIFFRVYSGVVNSGDTVYNAIKEKKERLGRILQMHANERKEIKEVYAGDIAAAVGLKDATTGDTLCDPNHVIILERMIFPEPVISQAVEPKTKVDQEKMGIALNRLAQEDPSFRVATDEESGQTIISGMGELHLEILVDRMKREFGVEATVGKPQVAYRETIRTSVEDVEGKFVKQSGGRGQYGHVVLKLEPQKPGGGYEFVDAIKGGVVPREYIPAVDKGIQETLKSGVLAGYPVVDVKATLTFGSYHDVDSNENAFRMAGSMAFKEGMRRAKPVLLEPMMAVEVETPEDFMGNVMGDLSGRRGIVQGMEDIAGGGGKLVRAEVPLAEMFGYSTSLRSLTQGRATYTMEFKHYAETPTNVAEAIVNTKQR; from the coding sequence GTGCCCCGCAAGACTCCCATCGAGCGTTACCGGAATATCGGTATCAGTGCTCACATCGATGCCGGCAAAACCACCACCACCGAACGCATCCTGTTCTACACCGGCGTGACTCACAAGATCGGCGAGGTTCACGACGGTGCGGCGACGATGGACTGGATGGAGCAGGAGCAGGAGCGCGGCATCACGATTACGTCGGCTGCCACGACTGCGTTCTGGAAAGGCATGGCCGGCAATTATCCGGAACACCGCATCAACATCATCGACACCCCGGGCCACGTCGACTTCACGATTGAAGTGGAACGTTCGATGCGCGTGCTCGACGGTGCGTGCATGGTCTACGACTCGGTCGGCGGTGTGCAGCCGCAGTCCGAAACCGTGTGGCGTCAGGCGAACAAGTACAAGGTGCCGCGCATCGCGTTCGTCAACAAGATGGACCGCGTCGGCGCCGATTTCTTCCGCGTGCAGCGGCAGATCACCGAGCGCCTGAAGGGCACCGCCGTGCCGATCCAGATTCCGGTCGGCGCGGAAGATCATTTCCAGGGCGTGGTCGACCTCGTGAAGATGAAGGCGATCGTCTGGGACGAAGAGAACCAGGGCATCAAGTTCGAGTACATCGACATCCCGGCCGAACTCGTCGACACCGCCAACGAATGGCGTGAAAAGATGGTCGAGGCCGCTGCCGAAGCCAACGAGGAACTGCTCGACAAATACCTGCACGGCCATACGCTGACCGAAGAAGAAATCAAGTTCGGCCTGCGTACCCGCACCATCAAGAACGAGATCGTACCGATGCTGTGCGGTAGCGCGTTCAAGAACAAGGGCGTGCAGGCAATGCTCGACGCGGTGATCGACTATCTGCCGTCGCCAGTCGACGTGCCCGCCATCATGGGTCACGACGAAGACGACAACGAAGCAGAACGTCATCCGAAAGACGACGAACCGTTCTCCGCGCTCGCGTTCAAGATCATGACGGACCCGTTCGTTGGCCAACTGATTTTCTTCCGCGTGTACTCAGGCGTCGTGAATTCGGGCGACACCGTCTACAACGCGATCAAGGAAAAGAAGGAACGCCTCGGCCGGATCCTGCAGATGCACGCGAACGAGCGCAAGGAAATCAAGGAAGTGTATGCGGGCGACATCGCCGCCGCCGTGGGCCTGAAAGACGCCACGACCGGCGACACGTTGTGCGATCCGAACCACGTCATCATCCTCGAAAGGATGATCTTCCCCGAGCCGGTCATTTCGCAGGCGGTCGAGCCGAAGACCAAGGTCGACCAGGAAAAGATGGGCATCGCGCTGAACCGTCTGGCTCAGGAAGACCCGTCGTTCCGCGTCGCAACGGATGAAGAATCTGGCCAGACCATCATCTCCGGGATGGGCGAGCTGCACCTGGAAATTCTCGTCGACCGGATGAAGCGCGAGTTCGGCGTTGAAGCCACCGTCGGCAAACCGCAGGTCGCTTACCGCGAAACGATCCGCACCTCGGTCGAAGACGTCGAAGGCAAGTTCGTCAAGCAGTCGGGCGGACGCGGTCAGTACGGCCATGTGGTGCTCAAGCTCGAACCGCAAAAACCGGGCGGCGGCTACGAATTCGTCGACGCGATCAAGGGCGGTGTCGTGCCGCGCGAATATATTCCGGCCGTCGACAAGGGGATCCAGGAGACGCTGAAGTCCGGCGTGCTCGCGGGCTATCCGGTCGTCGACGTGAAGGCCACGCTGACCTTCGGTTCGTACCACGACGTCGACTCGAACGAAAACGCGTTCCGCATGGCTGGTTCGATGGCATTCAAGGAAGGCATGCGCCGCGCGAAGCCCGTGCTGCTCGAACCGATGATGGCCGTCGAAGTGGAAACCCCGGAAGACTTCATGGGCAACGTGATGGGCGACCTGTCGGGGCGGCGCGGTATCGTCCAGGGCATGGAAGACATCGCGGGTGGCGGCGGCAAGCTCGTGCGCGCCGAAGTGCCGCTCGCGGAAATGTTCGGCTACTCGACGTCGCTGCGCTCACTCACGCAAGGACGCGCCACCTACACGATGGAGTTCAAGCACTACGCGGAAACGCCGACTAACGTGGCGGAAGCGATCGTCAACACGAAGCAGCGGTAA
- a CDS encoding cupin domain-containing protein, with product MTHHHDDHHSHDSHDDHTAPTPNWRDNGVKVIRGDQLDTNTAQTPGMNRAAAINAARVGAQKIWAGTVTIHPNAKTGAHHHGALESVIYVVRGHARMRWGEQLEFTAEAGPGDFIFVPPFVPHQEINASTDDPLECVLVRSDNEAVVVNLNIDAVETPQTVHWVDPIHKHPHEH from the coding sequence ATGACCCACCACCACGATGACCACCATAGCCACGACAGCCACGACGATCACACCGCACCGACGCCGAACTGGCGCGACAACGGCGTCAAGGTCATCCGCGGCGATCAGCTCGACACGAATACCGCGCAAACGCCGGGCATGAACCGGGCGGCCGCGATCAACGCCGCTCGCGTCGGTGCCCAAAAAATCTGGGCCGGCACAGTGACGATTCATCCGAATGCGAAGACCGGTGCGCATCATCATGGCGCGCTCGAGAGCGTGATCTATGTTGTGCGCGGCCATGCGCGGATGCGCTGGGGCGAACAGCTCGAGTTCACCGCCGAAGCCGGGCCTGGCGACTTCATCTTCGTGCCGCCGTTCGTGCCGCATCAGGAGATCAACGCGAGTACCGACGATCCGCTCGAATGCGTGCTCGTGCGCAGCGATAACGAAGCGGTTGTCGTCAATCTGAACATCGACGCGGTCGAAACGCCGCAGACCGTGCACTGGGTCGACCCGATCCACAAGCACCCGCACGAACACTGA
- a CDS encoding HoxN/HupN/NixA family nickel/cobalt transporter produces MTPTASLRPRLFMLYAALIAANLAAWAWALIAFRHYPLLLGTALLAYGFGLRHAVDADHIAAIDAVTRKLMQTGKRPLGVGLAFSLGHSTIVVAATVGIALTALKLHSSFDTFKEIGGTIGTLVSASFLLVLAGVNLVILRDVWRRYRNVQNGSESVDEHASNVAAPAGLLSRALRPLFRLVTKSWHMYPVGVLFGLGFDTATEIGLLAIAAAEAGKGMPLYSILVFPALFTAGMTLVDSTDNVLMVHAYGWAMDDPKRKLYYNASITFVSALVAIVIGGIEALGLLSDKLGFSGGMWDAIGAANDQFGPLGYGIVALFTACWIGSILFHRWRKPAMPGR; encoded by the coding sequence ATGACGCCGACCGCCAGCCTGCGCCCTCGCCTCTTCATGCTCTACGCGGCGCTGATCGCCGCCAATCTGGCTGCCTGGGCATGGGCGCTGATCGCGTTTCGCCATTACCCGCTGCTGCTCGGCACGGCGCTGCTCGCGTACGGCTTCGGCCTGCGTCACGCAGTCGACGCGGATCACATCGCGGCCATCGACGCCGTCACGCGCAAGCTGATGCAAACCGGCAAGCGACCGCTCGGCGTGGGTCTCGCTTTTTCCCTCGGTCATTCGACGATCGTTGTCGCCGCAACCGTCGGCATCGCGCTCACCGCACTGAAACTGCACAGCAGCTTCGATACGTTCAAGGAGATCGGCGGGACGATCGGCACGCTCGTGTCGGCTTCGTTTCTGCTGGTGCTCGCCGGCGTGAACCTCGTGATCCTGCGCGACGTGTGGCGTCGCTACCGCAATGTGCAAAACGGCAGCGAGTCCGTTGACGAACATGCGTCGAATGTCGCTGCGCCCGCAGGTCTGCTGTCGCGCGCGCTACGTCCGCTGTTCCGCCTCGTCACGAAAAGCTGGCACATGTACCCGGTCGGCGTGCTGTTCGGCCTCGGCTTCGACACGGCAACGGAAATCGGTTTGCTCGCCATCGCCGCCGCCGAAGCGGGCAAGGGCATGCCGCTTTACTCGATCCTCGTGTTCCCTGCGCTCTTCACCGCGGGCATGACGCTCGTCGACTCCACCGACAACGTCCTGATGGTTCACGCGTACGGCTGGGCGATGGACGACCCGAAGCGCAAGCTCTACTACAACGCGAGCATCACGTTCGTGTCGGCGCTGGTGGCGATCGTGATCGGCGGCATCGAGGCGCTGGGGCTGCTGTCCGACAAGCTCGGTTTCAGCGGCGGCATGTGGGACGCGATCGGCGCGGCCAACGACCAGTTCGGTCCGCTCGGCTACGGCATCGTCGCGCTCTTCACCGCGTGCTGGATCGGTTCGATACTGTTCCACCGGTGGCGCAAACCGGCGATGCCTGGGCGCTGA
- a CDS encoding aldo/keto reductase: MTTGFPSVALPNGERIPKLGQGTWEMGERQAQRAAEIAALRTGIELGMTLIDTAEMYGDGATESLLGEALAGLRDDVFLVSKVYPHNGSRRGVQAACEQSLNRLKTDRLDLYLLHWRGSVPLEETVAGFEALRRAGKIRHWGVSNFDTDDMEELVGVAGGEHCATNQILYNVARRGPEFDLLPWLADRNMPAMAYSPIDHARLPKRSPLDDIAEARGVSVFQVALAWTLRLPGVFAIPKSGRLEHVRDNRRALDLHLSETECAQIDAHFRPPRSKRPLEML; encoded by the coding sequence ATGACGACCGGTTTCCCCAGCGTTGCATTGCCCAACGGTGAGCGTATTCCGAAGCTCGGGCAGGGTACGTGGGAGATGGGCGAGCGGCAGGCGCAACGCGCGGCCGAAATCGCTGCGCTGCGTACCGGTATCGAACTCGGGATGACGCTGATCGATACCGCCGAAATGTACGGCGACGGCGCCACCGAATCGCTGCTAGGCGAGGCGCTTGCTGGTTTGCGCGATGACGTGTTTCTCGTCAGCAAGGTCTATCCGCACAACGGCAGTCGCCGCGGAGTGCAGGCCGCGTGCGAGCAGAGCCTGAACCGCTTGAAGACTGATCGGCTCGACTTGTATCTGCTGCACTGGCGCGGCTCGGTTCCACTCGAAGAGACCGTCGCCGGATTCGAGGCATTGCGTCGGGCCGGCAAGATTCGTCACTGGGGTGTGAGCAACTTCGATACCGACGATATGGAAGAGCTGGTTGGCGTAGCGGGCGGCGAGCACTGCGCGACGAACCAGATTCTCTATAACGTCGCGCGCCGTGGACCGGAGTTCGATCTGCTGCCGTGGCTCGCGGATCGGAACATGCCGGCGATGGCCTACAGTCCCATCGATCACGCGCGCCTGCCGAAACGCTCGCCACTCGACGATATTGCCGAAGCCCGTGGCGTGTCGGTGTTTCAGGTGGCGCTCGCGTGGACGCTGCGGCTACCGGGTGTCTTCGCGATTCCGAAGTCTGGACGACTCGAGCACGTGCGCGACAATCGCCGCGCACTCGACCTTCACCTGAGCGAAACAGAGTGTGCGCAGATCGATGCGCACTTCAGACCACCGCGCAGCAAACGACCACTCGAAATGCTGTGA